One candidate division WOR-3 bacterium genomic window carries:
- the rgy gene encoding reverse gyrase: MERNLLTDTIKAKFKNLCPNCGKDIESERLFKGLPCINCLKEEKENFYEELEEGELKKIFNLNKELKEWEKHFENYMKSKPYSLQSTWAKRALLQHSFALLAPTGIGKTSFGIAMASFFARKNKRSYLILPTILLVEQIEKKILNFGVNEENILVFKEEGKGKKEKKKERLKRGDFKILITTSMFLYKNQEIIPKDFDFVFIDDVDSFLKTAQNIDKALYLLGFKEEDIEMAMNLIKLKSKPNKNEEDIEKINKISEYLREISEKKKGVLVVSSATSNPKTNRIRLFRELLGFEVGLPIFYLRNVSDLYAPINEKKLEDWIRLLGKGGLIFLSSDKGKEGVKKIIEELKEKNIIAKSYEEIDDEVLKLYEKGEIDVLVGIASYKNPLARGFDMPHVVKYAIFYGVPKIVISLKFEKNPLHLLWAISSIRSHIVKKFPRYSKKIEYWIKELKKFRGISEEYLETNLKLKERIDKLVKEISEFLKEEEIVKILEESEEIVLKNVEGEYFLYLSDATGYLQASGRTSRMYAGGITKGVSLLLIDEKRPFNHLIKRVRWFSDDIEFKEVNSVNLNEIIKEIEEDRKKIRDFMKGIYKPESREILKPLLIIVESPNKARTIANYFGKPIRRKIFEHDVLETSIEDKYIMITSSLGHILDLNKTEGFHGINLNGEIEPVYEVIEGKEGIIKSLRKMAIESEEILIATDPDTEGEKIGWDIMEILKPVSKNIKRMEFHEVTKRAILKAIKEPRDFDLNLVRAQIVRRIADRWVGFEFSQLLQTSFKMSHLSAGRVQTPVLKWIIEREKEFFKKIYKITVFLDERRKLKVEFIFEDKQEAKKFFDDLKYVDIEILKEEEEIKNPLPPYRTDTMLKDASDRFKFSLPKTMELAQTLFELGFITYHRTDSVRVSDYGLNLAKEYIKEEFGEDYFYGRFWAEGGAHECIRPTKNIDPEDLKSLLLSGEIEGIKEEHILLYSLIFKRFIASQMRPIKLKKLKVLIKTLNREIETEINTDILQDGWNKILYIDLGKKIEGKINVENKKIFKVLPKSFPYTHGELVEEMKRKGIGRPSTYATIIEKLIEREYVIEKNNFLYPTELGKKVYKYLSQREKIKDFLSEEFTGELEKIMDEVEEGKENYQNILKELYQKIININK; this comes from the coding sequence ATGGAACGAAATCTTCTAACTGACACAATAAAAGCAAAATTCAAAAATTTATGTCCGAATTGTGGAAAGGATATAGAGTCAGAAAGACTTTTTAAAGGATTACCATGTATTAATTGTTTAAAAGAGGAAAAAGAAAATTTTTATGAGGAACTTGAAGAAGGTGAACTAAAAAAAATTTTTAACCTTAATAAAGAACTTAAAGAGTGGGAAAAACATTTTGAAAATTATATGAAATCAAAACCATACAGTTTACAATCAACATGGGCTAAAAGAGCACTACTACAGCACTCCTTCGCACTCCTCGCTCCTACAGGAATAGGTAAAACTTCTTTTGGAATAGCAATGGCTTCCTTTTTTGCAAGAAAAAATAAAAGATCCTATTTAATTTTACCAACAATTCTTCTTGTTGAACAGATTGAAAAAAAAATTTTAAATTTTGGTGTAAATGAGGAAAATATTCTTGTCTTTAAAGAAGAAGGAAAAGGGAAAAAGGAAAAAAAGAAAGAAAGGTTAAAAAGGGGAGATTTTAAAATTCTAATTACTACTTCAATGTTCCTTTATAAAAATCAGGAAATCATTCCAAAAGATTTTGATTTTGTATTTATTGATGATGTGGATTCATTCCTGAAAACTGCCCAAAATATAGATAAAGCCCTTTATCTTCTTGGATTTAAAGAAGAAGATATTGAAATGGCAATGAATTTGATAAAACTTAAATCTAAACCCAATAAAAATGAAGAAGATATAGAAAAAATTAATAAAATTTCAGAATATCTAAGAGAAATATCAGAAAAGAAAAAGGGAGTTCTCGTTGTTTCATCTGCTACCTCTAATCCCAAAACAAACAGAATTAGACTTTTTAGAGAACTCCTCGGGTTTGAAGTCGGTTTACCTATTTTTTATTTGAGAAACGTGTCTGATCTTTATGCCCCTATAAATGAAAAAAAACTTGAAGACTGGATAAGACTTTTAGGGAAAGGTGGTTTAATCTTTTTATCATCAGATAAAGGCAAAGAAGGAGTTAAAAAAATTATTGAAGAATTAAAAGAAAAAAATATAATTGCTAAAAGTTATGAGGAAATCGATGATGAAGTATTAAAACTTTATGAAAAGGGAGAAATTGATGTTCTTGTGGGCATTGCTTCTTATAAAAATCCACTTGCAAGGGGTTTTGATATGCCCCATGTGGTTAAATATGCAATTTTTTACGGAGTCCCCAAAATTGTTATTTCATTAAAGTTTGAAAAGAACCCATTACATTTATTATGGGCAATATCATCAATAAGATCCCATATAGTTAAAAAATTTCCAAGGTATTCAAAGAAAATCGAATACTGGATCAAAGAATTAAAAAAATTCAGAGGAATAAGTGAAGAATATTTAGAAACAAATTTAAAACTAAAAGAAAGAATTGATAAATTGGTAAAAGAGATAAGCGAATTTTTAAAAGAAGAAGAAATTGTTAAAATACTTGAAGAATCAGAGGAAATCGTTCTTAAAAATGTGGAAGGAGAATATTTCCTCTATCTTTCCGATGCTACAGGTTATCTGCAAGCAAGTGGAAGAACATCAAGAATGTATGCAGGAGGTATAACAAAGGGAGTATCCCTTTTACTTATTGACGAAAAAAGACCATTTAATCATCTTATAAAAAGAGTTAGATGGTTCAGTGATGATATTGAATTTAAAGAAGTAAATTCCGTCAATCTTAATGAAATTATCAAAGAAATTGAAGAAGACAGAAAAAAAATAAGAGATTTTATGAAAGGAATTTACAAACCAGAATCAAGGGAAATTTTAAAACCCTTACTTATTATAGTTGAATCTCCAAATAAAGCAAGGACAATTGCCAATTATTTTGGAAAACCAATAAGAAGAAAAATTTTTGAACATGATGTCCTTGAAACATCAATTGAAGACAAATATATAATGATAACAAGTTCTTTGGGACATATACTTGATTTAAATAAAACTGAGGGATTTCACGGAATAAATTTAAACGGAGAAATAGAACCTGTTTATGAAGTTATAGAAGGGAAAGAAGGAATAATAAAAAGTTTAAGGAAAATGGCAATAGAAAGTGAAGAAATCCTAATAGCAACTGACCCTGATACAGAAGGAGAAAAGATTGGCTGGGATATAATGGAAATCTTAAAACCTGTTTCAAAAAATATAAAAAGAATGGAATTTCACGAAGTTACAAAGAGAGCGATATTAAAGGCAATAAAAGAGCCAAGAGATTTTGATTTAAATTTAGTAAGAGCACAGATTGTAAGAAGAATAGCTGATAGGTGGGTTGGCTTTGAATTTTCACAGCTTTTACAAACAAGTTTTAAAATGAGTCATCTTTCTGCTGGAAGAGTTCAAACTCCAGTCCTAAAATGGATAATAGAAAGGGAAAAAGAATTCTTCAAGAAAATTTACAAAATAACAGTATTCCTTGATGAAAGAAGAAAATTAAAAGTTGAGTTCATATTTGAAGACAAACAGGAAGCAAAGAAGTTTTTTGACGATTTAAAGTATGTTGATATTGAAATATTAAAGGAAGAAGAAGAAATAAAAAATCCCCTACCACCTTACAGAACAGACACAATGTTAAAGGATGCAAGTGATAGATTTAAATTTTCTCTTCCTAAAACTATGGAACTTGCTCAAACACTTTTTGAACTTGGATTCATAACATATCATAGAACCGATTCAGTAAGAGTTTCAGATTATGGACTGAATCTTGCAAAAGAATATATAAAGGAAGAATTCGGTGAAGATTATTTTTACGGAAGATTCTGGGCCGAAGGTGGGGCTCACGAATGTATAAGACCAACAAAAAATATAGATCCTGAAGATTTAAAATCCCTCTTACTGAGTGGTGAAATTGAAGGAATTAAAGAGGAACATATACTTTTATATTCTTTAATATTCAAGAGATTTATAGCAAGTCAGATGAGACCTATAAAACTTAAAAAATTAAAAGTTTTAATTAAAACACTAAATAGAGAAATTGAAACAGAAATAAATACAGATATTCTTCAGGATGGATGGAACAAAATTTTGTATATTGACCTTGGAAAGAAAATTGAGGGGAAAATTAATGTGGAAAATAAAAAAATTTTTAAAGTCTTACCGAAATCTTTTCCCTATACACATGGAGAACTTGTTGAAGAAATGAAGAGAAAAGGAATTGGAAGACCTTCTACATACGCTACTATTATAGAAAAATTAATTGAAAGGGAATATGTCATAGAAAAAAATAACTTTCTTTATCCAACCGAACTTGGTAAAAAAGTTTATAAATATTTATCACAAAGAGAAAAAATAAAAGATTTTTTATCAGAAGAATTTACAGGAGAACTTGAAAAAATTATGGACGAAGTTGAGGAAGGTAAAGAAAATTATCAAAATATTCTAAAAGAACTTTATCAAAAAATTATAAATATTAATAAATAA
- a CDS encoding DoxX family protein, translating into MEIAFLIGRILFGLFHILFGLNHFTKLSAMAAYAGSKGVPFPVLAVLLTGFLLLIGGLFILLGIYPRIGILALVIFYIPVTLIMHNFWAATDPMAKTMDMISFFKNMIILGSSLMFLMIPEPWKFSITGKK; encoded by the coding sequence ATGGAAATAGCCTTTTTAATAGGCAGAATTCTTTTTGGTTTATTTCATATTTTATTTGGTTTAAATCATTTTACGAAACTTTCAGCAATGGCTGCTTATGCGGGTTCAAAAGGTGTTCCTTTTCCAGTTCTTGCTGTTTTATTAACTGGTTTTTTGCTTTTGATTGGTGGTCTTTTTATACTTTTAGGAATTTATCCAAGAATTGGAATTTTAGCTCTTGTTATATTTTATATTCCAGTGACTTTAATAATGCATAATTTCTGGGCTGCTACTGATCCTATGGCAAAGACTATGGATATGATAAGTTTCTTTAAAAATATGATTATATTGGGTTCCAGTTTAATGTTTTTAATGATACCTGAGCCATGGAAATTTTCAATTACGGGTAAAAAGTAA
- a CDS encoding thioredoxin family protein yields MIEKVLFDKGLSFKDYIEKMSDLKYITEEIYSKLVIDDDIKKEIRKRIEKYGTMNVLCVTEPFCGDSACNLPIVKKIFEEENVNLRIFIRSLNSYLEEKLYSRGIKKIPVFIFYDSEFREISIWIERPKKAYELIDKWKSEHPEYEKLKNSEDKRDKEKLNRLYRELVNYMKENYISFLWKDTALEILHLI; encoded by the coding sequence ATGATAGAGAAAGTTCTTTTTGATAAAGGTTTATCTTTCAAAGATTATATTGAAAAAATGTCTGATTTAAAGTATATAACAGAGGAAATATATAGTAAATTGGTTATTGATGATGATATAAAAAAAGAAATAAGAAAAAGGATAGAAAAATATGGAACAATGAATGTTCTATGTGTGACAGAACCTTTCTGTGGAGATTCTGCCTGTAATTTACCTATAGTTAAGAAAATTTTTGAAGAAGAAAATGTAAATTTAAGGATATTTATAAGGTCTTTAAATTCTTATCTTGAAGAAAAGCTTTATTCAAGAGGTATTAAAAAAATACCGGTTTTTATTTTTTATGATTCAGAATTTAGAGAAATTTCTATATGGATAGAAAGGCCCAAAAAGGCTTATGAGTTAATAGATAAATGGAAAAGTGAACATCCTGAATATGAAAAACTTAAAAATTCTGAAGATAAGAGAGATAAAGAGAAATTGAATAGACTTTACAGAGAGCTTGTCAATTATATGAAAGAAAATTATATTTCCTTTCTTTGGAAAGACACTGCTTTAGAAATTCTTCATTTAATTTAA
- a CDS encoding CDGSH iron-sulfur domain-containing protein, which translates to MKINSKKNGPNVLMFDKVKKIIIKRGDSVEEKELQVIAFCRCGHSKNKPFCDGTHKEVNFNADEAEIEIKE; encoded by the coding sequence ATGAAAATAAATTCAAAGAAAAATGGTCCCAATGTTTTAATGTTTGATAAAGTGAAGAAAATAATAATTAAAAGAGGTGATAGTGTAGAGGAAAAGGAATTGCAGGTTATAGCTTTTTGCAGATGTGGTCACAGCAAAAATAAGCCCTTCTGTGATGGAACACACAAGGAGGTAAATTTTAATGCTGATGAAGCTGAAATTGAGATAAAGGAATGA
- a CDS encoding MerR family transcriptional regulator: MNLNPDLKKNLMTIGEVIDYLKKYFDNVTSSKLRFYEKEGLIIPKRTKGGHRLYCSESVKILRLILEMREKYRMSLPEVKVFLSRIKKDKSLLLLFEEIVKYSDLTFERADLSELERRYKFSKDHIKKLEKIGLIVKCPKTGKYYGESLKLIDILNDLANSGVDLEKIYKIIEKVKEISEIESQVFSVIKENGIKLFEVKEKISRLKDILFVLYLKKFLLEKGSNPSKKEKREL; this comes from the coding sequence ATGAACTTAAATCCAGATTTAAAAAAAAATTTAATGACAATAGGTGAGGTGATAGATTATTTAAAAAAGTATTTTGATAATGTTACAAGTAGTAAGTTAAGGTTTTATGAAAAGGAGGGATTAATTATTCCGAAGAGAACAAAGGGAGGGCATAGGTTATACTGTTCAGAAAGTGTTAAGATTTTAAGGCTTATTTTGGAGATGAGGGAAAAATACAGAATGAGTCTTCCTGAGGTAAAAGTTTTTCTTTCCCGTATTAAGAAGGATAAATCTTTGCTTTTGCTTTTTGAAGAGATAGTTAAATATTCTGATCTGACTTTTGAAAGAGCTGATCTTTCTGAGCTTGAAAGAAGATATAAATTTTCAAAGGATCATATTAAGAAACTGGAAAAAATTGGTTTGATAGTTAAGTGTCCAAAGACAGGTAAATATTATGGAGAATCTTTGAAGTTGATAGATATTTTGAATGATTTAGCAAATAGTGGTGTTGATCTTGAAAAAATTTACAAAATAATAGAAAAAGTAAAAGAAATTTCAGAAATTGAATCTCAAGTTTTTAGTGTTATTAAAGAGAATGGGATAAAACTTTTTGAAGTAAAGGAAAAAATTTCCCGTTTAAAAGATATACTTTTTGTTTTATATTTAAAGAAATTTTTACTTGAGAAGGGTTCAAATCCTTCAAAAAAGGAGAAAAGGGAATTATGA
- a CDS encoding quinol:electron acceptor oxidoreductase subunit ActD: protein MRYTFDNEREFLEKYRELIERGIRREKIKTFTPCPVKNFHDRDKGIVKYFTLIGSITGFLMGIFLTTISSLEWNEILGGKKPLSIPAFIIIYYELIILFGAVFSFIGFLILKGLNLNKILKGEEFKNEYIIEIEEK, encoded by the coding sequence ATGAGATACACCTTTGATAATGAAAGGGAATTTTTAGAAAAATACAGGGAACTGATTGAAAGAGGAATAAGAAGAGAAAAAATTAAGACTTTTACTCCCTGCCCTGTAAAAAATTTTCACGATAGAGATAAAGGTATTGTAAAATATTTTACACTTATTGGTTCAATTACAGGATTTCTTATGGGTATTTTTTTAACAACAATATCATCTCTTGAATGGAATGAAATACTTGGAGGTAAAAAACCCCTTTCAATACCTGCATTTATAATTATTTACTATGAACTTATAATACTTTTTGGTGCTGTTTTTTCCTTTATCGGTTTTTTAATTTTAAAAGGTTTAAACTTAAATAAGATTTTGAAGGGTGAAGAATTTAAAAATGAATATATAATTGAAATAGAGGAAAAATGA
- the nrfD gene encoding NrfD/PsrC family molybdoenzyme membrane anchor subunit, with translation MKEKFEKIERNILSILWKVDKFYIFCLTVSLLMLLTGALSWSYQIIRGIGVSGKTNPVGWKVYITNFVFWVGIAHSGTLISAVLFLLRAKFRSRFNRSAEAMTVFAIMVAGLFPLIHLGRVWKFYWLLPYPNQRHLWINFKSPLIWDVFAVSTYFTVSLIFFYVGMIPDLAVAARYYKDKIRNLFYKILSIGFKGTKREWENYNQLYLYLAAFATPLVVSVHSVVSWDFAMSILPGWHTTIFAPYFVAGAIFSGSAMVITLTVPLRKILKLENYIRKEHFDDLSKILLFTSLIVTYSYIVELYLAFYGENPFEKELFRFRVLGGAKIFFFIMILCNSIMPLSLFVSKLRRNIPYLFVLSIFVNIGMWYERFVIVTSSLSRDYNPYAWGSYAPSLIEIGITIGSFGLFLTLYLIFIKIFPFLSITEIKEEENEIHL, from the coding sequence ATGAAGGAAAAATTTGAAAAAATAGAAAGGAATATTCTATCAATTTTATGGAAAGTTGATAAATTTTATATTTTTTGCTTAACTGTTTCACTTCTTATGCTCCTTACTGGTGCTTTGAGCTGGAGTTATCAGATTATAAGAGGTATTGGAGTTTCTGGAAAAACAAATCCTGTTGGATGGAAGGTTTATATTACAAATTTTGTCTTCTGGGTAGGAATTGCACATTCAGGAACACTTATTTCAGCGGTATTATTTCTATTAAGGGCAAAATTTCGCTCAAGATTTAATCGCTCAGCAGAAGCAATGACAGTTTTTGCAATAATGGTAGCTGGTTTATTCCCATTAATACATCTTGGAAGAGTCTGGAAATTTTACTGGCTTTTGCCTTATCCAAATCAAAGGCACTTATGGATTAATTTTAAATCTCCTCTTATATGGGATGTATTTGCTGTAAGCACATATTTTACTGTTAGTTTAATTTTTTTCTATGTTGGAATGATACCGGATCTTGCCGTTGCAGCGAGGTATTATAAGGATAAAATAAGGAATCTGTTTTATAAAATTCTTTCTATTGGTTTTAAGGGAACAAAAAGAGAGTGGGAGAATTATAATCAGCTTTATTTGTACTTGGCTGCTTTTGCAACTCCGCTTGTTGTTTCTGTTCATTCTGTAGTTTCATGGGATTTTGCAATGAGTATTTTACCGGGATGGCATACAACAATTTTTGCACCCTATTTTGTTGCTGGAGCAATTTTTTCTGGTTCTGCAATGGTAATTACTTTAACAGTTCCTTTAAGAAAAATTTTAAAACTTGAAAATTATATAAGAAAGGAGCATTTTGATGACCTTTCAAAAATTCTTTTATTTACTTCCCTTATAGTAACCTATTCTTACATTGTAGAACTTTATTTAGCCTTTTACGGGGAAAATCCTTTTGAAAAGGAACTTTTCAGGTTCAGAGTTTTAGGTGGTGCAAAAATTTTCTTTTTTATAATGATTCTTTGTAATTCTATAATGCCTCTTTCCCTTTTTGTGAGTAAATTAAGGAGAAATATACCTTATCTTTTTGTTTTATCAATATTTGTGAATATCGGAATGTGGTATGAAAGATTTGTAATTGTAACTTCGTCTTTATCAAGAGATTATAATCCCTATGCCTGGGGTAGTTATGCACCCAGTTTAATTGAGATAGGAATAACTATTGGAAGTTTTGGGTTATTTCTTACCCTGTATTTAATTTTTATAAAAATTTTCCCTTTTCTTTCAATAACAGAAATAAAGGAGGAGGAAAATGAGATACACCTTTGA
- a CDS encoding 4Fe-4S dicluster domain-containing protein translates to MKRRDFIKFLGLTSFSFFAKSCGLKDTSEKLIPFLIPPDEGFIPGEPVYKRTVCMECPYMCPVEAKLYDKVYKGKRKFYPVKFEGLSSFPFTGGSLCIRGQASLQRTFSEKRLKDVILKEKGGFKKSDWSSVYNILGENLKNGKNYLLTGKLQSSLKNLTEIFCKEYNFKRINFEFFNFSNIRKANEVCFGIRDIPFYHFDKAEFLLTFGTSFLEGFLNPLTFSKFFSEKKFEWFHFEPHFSLTGMNSDKRIILKPESEIFIMIYLLRKLIESRGEFKEILEYLPSYELDFVAENLGVDKNLLKEIEEKSLNLKSLIVAGDISSMTENGFYLNILVNIFNYLKGNYPEVIDFNYSYGFEDIDFSEDIEREIDKASGEENNILFVNNINIFKFLKKEKLEKFLKSFKIKVLFSDTYIDNIDKFDIILPLSTFPEFSGFAETFKNFFVIQEKLMEKIYDTKSFGEVIFDLLKINNKIEYENFEDYVKRELDNTLGERKSEIFEKGYVVLDKFFKFEFKKDNVLKEIKNFNIKEISFKDTLIVSPSLRFYDGRSSSIMLLNEIPDPLSTISYRKFLYVSEDFASKRSLKNGDEVSLSYEGKEIKLPIFITKFLKENVFVLDINFYEGPFSVKENTKDFVVYFNLESIEKTGRRENLPILSGSFLDYGRILNRDFKEHNDIKKKTEYLKSIYGEHEHLKYRWAMVIDLDKCIGCSACVAACYLENNIPCTGYEEHLKGREMSWIRIEPYINNDKFEFVPMLCQHCDYAPCEPVCPVSATYHNPEGLNVQVYNRCVGTRYCSNNCPYKVRRFNWFDWSEKKTAPYLYFTEELKLMTNPEVSIRPKGVMEKCSFCIQRIRKAKDRAKDEGRDVKDGEVVPACMQTCPTKAIIFGNIKDQNSEVYKKSKEKSFRILEELGVEPSVYYIKNNEGKI, encoded by the coding sequence ATGAAAAGAAGAGATTTTATTAAATTTCTTGGTTTAACATCTTTTTCCTTTTTTGCAAAATCATGCGGTTTAAAGGATACTTCTGAAAAATTAATTCCTTTTTTAATTCCACCTGATGAAGGTTTTATTCCAGGTGAACCGGTTTATAAGAGAACAGTCTGTATGGAATGTCCTTATATGTGTCCAGTTGAGGCTAAACTTTATGATAAAGTTTATAAGGGAAAAAGAAAATTTTATCCTGTAAAATTTGAGGGTTTATCTTCTTTTCCCTTTACAGGTGGATCTCTATGTATAAGGGGTCAGGCTTCCTTGCAGAGAACTTTCAGTGAAAAGAGATTAAAGGATGTAATTTTAAAGGAAAAAGGAGGTTTTAAAAAATCTGATTGGTCTTCAGTTTATAATATTTTAGGTGAAAATTTAAAAAATGGGAAAAATTACCTTTTAACAGGAAAGTTACAGAGTTCATTGAAAAATTTAACAGAGATTTTCTGTAAGGAGTATAATTTTAAAAGAATTAATTTTGAATTTTTCAATTTTTCAAATATAAGAAAGGCTAATGAAGTATGTTTTGGAATAAGGGATATACCTTTTTATCATTTTGATAAAGCTGAATTTTTATTAACCTTTGGAACAAGTTTTCTTGAAGGTTTTTTGAATCCATTAACATTTTCTAAATTCTTTTCAGAAAAGAAATTTGAATGGTTCCATTTTGAACCCCATTTTTCCCTTACAGGAATGAATTCTGATAAAAGAATAATATTAAAACCTGAATCTGAAATTTTTATTATGATTTATCTTTTAAGAAAACTTATTGAAAGTAGAGGGGAGTTTAAGGAAATTTTAGAGTATTTACCTTCTTATGAACTTGATTTTGTTGCTGAAAATTTAGGTGTGGATAAAAATCTTTTAAAAGAAATTGAGGAAAAATCTTTGAATTTAAAATCCCTTATTGTAGCTGGTGATATATCTTCAATGACAGAGAACGGTTTTTATCTAAACATACTTGTGAATATTTTCAACTATTTAAAAGGAAATTATCCTGAGGTGATAGATTTTAATTATTCTTACGGGTTTGAAGATATTGATTTTTCTGAGGATATAGAAAGAGAAATTGATAAGGCTTCTGGCGAGGAAAATAATATACTTTTTGTAAATAATATTAATATTTTTAAATTTCTGAAAAAAGAAAAGTTAGAGAAATTCTTAAAAAGTTTTAAAATTAAAGTTTTATTTTCAGATACATATATTGATAATATTGATAAGTTTGATATTATTCTTCCCCTTTCAACTTTTCCCGAATTTAGCGGGTTTGCTGAAACCTTTAAAAACTTTTTTGTTATTCAGGAAAAGTTAATGGAAAAGATTTATGATACAAAATCTTTTGGTGAGGTAATATTTGACCTTTTAAAAATTAATAATAAGATAGAATATGAGAATTTTGAAGATTATGTGAAAAGGGAACTTGATAACACTTTAGGTGAAAGAAAAAGTGAAATTTTTGAAAAGGGTTATGTTGTTTTAGATAAATTTTTTAAATTTGAATTTAAAAAGGATAATGTATTAAAAGAAATTAAAAACTTTAATATAAAAGAAATTTCTTTTAAAGATACTTTAATAGTGTCGCCTTCTTTAAGATTTTACGATGGAAGATCTTCTTCAATTATGCTTTTAAATGAGATTCCTGATCCTTTAAGCACAATTTCTTATAGGAAATTTCTTTATGTTTCAGAAGATTTTGCAAGTAAAAGAAGTTTAAAAAATGGTGACGAGGTTTCTCTAAGTTATGAAGGTAAAGAAATTAAATTACCTATTTTTATAACAAAGTTTTTAAAAGAAAATGTCTTTGTTCTTGATATTAATTTTTATGAGGGTCCTTTCAGTGTAAAAGAGAATACAAAGGATTTTGTTGTTTATTTTAATTTAGAAAGTATAGAAAAAACAGGAAGAAGGGAAAATTTACCAATACTTTCAGGTTCTTTTTTAGATTATGGAAGAATTTTGAACCGTGATTTTAAAGAACATAATGATATCAAAAAAAAGACTGAATATTTAAAAAGTATATATGGTGAGCATGAGCACCTTAAATACAGATGGGCTATGGTTATAGACCTTGATAAATGTATAGGATGTTCTGCATGTGTAGCAGCCTGTTACCTTGAGAATAATATCCCATGTACAGGTTATGAAGAGCATTTAAAGGGAAGGGAAATGTCATGGATAAGGATAGAACCCTATATAAACAATGATAAATTTGAATTTGTTCCCATGTTATGTCAGCATTGTGATTATGCACCCTGTGAGCCTGTTTGTCCTGTTTCTGCTACCTATCATAATCCAGAAGGTTTAAATGTTCAGGTTTATAACAGGTGTGTTGGGACAAGATATTGTTCTAATAACTGTCCTTACAAGGTTAGAAGGTTTAACTGGTTTGATTGGTCAGAGAAAAAAACTGCTCCTTATTTGTATTTTACAGAGGAATTAAAGTTAATGACAAATCCTGAAGTTTCAATAAGACCAAAGGGAGTTATGGAAAAATGTTCTTTTTGTATTCAGAGAATAAGGAAAGCAAAGGATAGGGCGAAGGACGAGGGGAGAGATGTAAAAGATGGTGAGGTTGTTCCTGCTTGCATGCAAACTTGTCCGACTAAGGCGATAATTTTTGGTAATATAAAGGATCAAAATTCGGAAGTTTATAAAAAATCAAAGGAAAAAAGTTTCAGGATTTTAGAAGAACTTGGAGTTGAACCCTCAGTATATTATATAAAAAATAATGAAGGAAAAATTTGA
- a CDS encoding cytochrome c3 family protein — protein MNKFFKIFYAFYLSIFAIIFLFYMNIIEKRKNSPIQPVKFSHKIHAYKLSLDCTFCHEKVEKSTVTLPPPLSLCMTCHESVKKDSPEIIKLTTYYNKGEPVPWVKVHKFKDWVYFSHKRHIEKGIDCTLCHGEIKAMDVVRKVRSMRMGFCVKCHEINGAERDCSVCHK, from the coding sequence ATGAATAAATTTTTTAAAATTTTTTATGCTTTTTACCTTTCAATTTTTGCCATAATCTTTCTTTTCTATATGAATATTATTGAAAAAAGGAAAAATTCTCCTATCCAGCCTGTAAAGTTCTCCCATAAAATTCATGCCTATAAACTTTCCCTTGATTGCACCTTTTGTCATGAAAAGGTAGAAAAGTCAACTGTTACTTTACCTCCTCCTCTTAGCTTATGTATGACCTGTCATGAAAGTGTTAAAAAGGATTCCCCGGAAATTATTAAACTTACAACATACTATAATAAGGGGGAACCTGTTCCGTGGGTAAAGGTGCATAAATTTAAAGATTGGGTTTATTTTTCTCACAAAAGACATATAGAAAAGGGTATAGATTGTACTTTATGTCACGGTGAAATAAAGGCAATGGATGTTGTAAGAAAGGTGAGGTCAATGAGGATGGGTTTCTGTGTAAAATGTCATGAAATAAATGGTGCTGAAAGAGATTGCAGTGTTTGCCATAAATAG